One window of the Lactococcus lactis genome contains the following:
- a CDS encoding HNH endonuclease, which yields MRLHRCANVGCRELIPLKHNYCQKHYDERLGNYIIQRAESKAKASLTLRGQRNQAEQNREYDQTRRKELHNGFYQDKRWSKVSEYVKARDGYVDAIEGKVWDKGDLIADHIIPRRLLSGMEQYNTDNLWLLTKSQHNKKTAIENKLSDQQLKNVGRDWWKKVLKNKK from the coding sequence ATGAGGTTACACCGCTGTGCAAATGTAGGGTGTCGTGAATTGATACCCCTTAAACACAATTACTGCCAGAAGCATTACGATGAACGCCTAGGCAATTACATCATTCAACGGGCAGAGAGTAAAGCTAAGGCATCTCTAACTTTAAGAGGACAACGTAACCAAGCTGAACAGAACAGAGAGTATGACCAGACAAGGCGAAAGGAATTACACAATGGATTCTATCAAGACAAACGTTGGTCTAAAGTATCTGAGTACGTCAAGGCAAGAGATGGTTATGTTGATGCGATTGAAGGTAAGGTATGGGACAAGGGCGACCTGATAGCCGACCACATCATACCAAGACGATTGCTTTCAGGAATGGAACAATATAATACTGACAATTTATGGCTTCTAACTAAATCGCAGCACAATAAAAAAACTGCAATAGAAAATAAGTTATCCGACCAGCAATTAAAAAATGTTGGGCGAGATTGGTGGAAAAAAGTTTTAAAAAATAAAAAATAG
- a CDS encoding phage portal protein → MSILNPFERRSSITPNNYYPFMVQNGSIVPNSLVDATEALKNSDLYAVTSLISSDIAGTRFTGNQVFTSVLNNPSHFTNAFSFWQTAILNLLLNGNVFLAILKGDNSLMKELRLIPSNAITIDLTDNTLTYEVNQFDDYPSAKYNASEMIHVKIMAYGVDTLHNLVGHSPLESLTSEIGQQKEAHRLSLSTLKGALNPTSVVKVPQGTLSPEAKDSIRNEFEKTNGGNNSGRVMVLDQSADFSTVSINADVANYLNSMNWGRTQIAKAFGVSDSYLNGTGDQQSSLDQIKDLYVNALNRFIEPLISELRIKCDSSIGVDMSPITDYSNSVFKADILNWVKEGIIEPTEAKTLLESKGII, encoded by the coding sequence ATGAGTATTTTAAACCCTTTTGAACGTAGAAGCTCAATTACACCTAATAATTATTACCCTTTTATGGTTCAAAATGGTTCGATTGTTCCTAATTCGCTTGTTGATGCAACAGAAGCACTAAAAAATAGCGATTTATATGCAGTAACTAGTTTAATTAGCTCGGATATCGCAGGTACAAGATTTACTGGTAATCAAGTGTTCACGAGCGTTCTAAACAATCCAAGCCACTTTACAAATGCTTTTAGTTTCTGGCAAACAGCTATATTAAATCTTTTGCTTAACGGGAATGTATTTCTAGCCATTTTAAAAGGTGATAATAGCTTGATGAAAGAGTTGAGGTTAATTCCTAGTAACGCCATAACAATAGATTTGACCGATAATACATTGACTTACGAAGTTAATCAATTTGATGATTATCCAAGTGCTAAATATAACGCCAGTGAAATGATACATGTAAAAATCATGGCTTATGGTGTCGATACACTCCATAACTTGGTTGGTCATTCTCCACTAGAATCTCTTACAAGCGAAATAGGACAACAGAAAGAAGCACATAGACTTTCTCTATCAACTTTAAAAGGGGCGCTTAATCCTACAAGTGTTGTCAAAGTTCCGCAAGGCACCTTATCTCCTGAAGCTAAAGACTCTATAAGAAATGAGTTCGAAAAAACAAACGGAGGAAATAATTCAGGACGTGTCATGGTTCTGGATCAATCAGCTGATTTTTCTACAGTATCCATAAATGCCGATGTTGCTAATTACCTTAATTCAATGAATTGGGGAAGAACTCAAATTGCCAAAGCTTTCGGAGTATCTGACAGTTATTTAAACGGAACAGGAGACCAACAGTCGAGTCTTGACCAAATTAAGGACCTTTATGTTAATGCTTTAAACCGATTCATTGAGCCTTTAATTTCAGAACTGAGAATCAAATGCGATTCATCGATTGGCGTTGATATGTCTCCCATTACCGACTATTCAAATTCTGTGTTTAAAGCAGATATATTGAACTGGGTAAAAGAAGGGATTATTGAGCCAACAGAAGCAAAGACTTTATTAGAAAGCAAGGGGATTATTTAG
- a CDS encoding helix-turn-helix domain-containing protein, with protein sequence MEDITFAENIKQFRKAKSMSMEELGKRLGKAKSTISAWENGKRTPKINELKSISEALGVTISQLLGIG encoded by the coding sequence ATGGAAGATATAACCTTTGCCGAAAATATTAAACAGTTTAGGAAAGCAAAGTCTATGTCTATGGAAGAACTTGGTAAGAGGTTAGGTAAAGCTAAGTCGACTATATCGGCATGGGAAAATGGCAAACGGACTCCTAAGATTAATGAACTAAAATCTATATCTGAAGCTTTAGGAGTAACTATTAGCCAGCTTCTTGGTATTGGTTGA
- a CDS encoding phage terminase small subunit P27 family, with translation MSIKEIKKISESPPTYLGGKARYMWQRVVPILNKQLSVNDLDRTLIESLCVNYQIFRDSYDSIKENGTQYFTENGLIKSNTAVADIDRASKNIKAACDSLGMTPKSRSDLLNLADGEDEEEIDWTSKFGGG, from the coding sequence ATGAGTATTAAAGAAATTAAAAAAATATCAGAAAGCCCTCCAACTTACCTTGGCGGGAAAGCACGATATATGTGGCAAAGAGTTGTGCCAATTCTAAACAAGCAACTTTCTGTGAATGATTTAGATAGAACGTTAATAGAATCGTTATGTGTAAATTATCAGATTTTCAGAGACTCCTATGATTCTATCAAAGAAAACGGGACACAATACTTCACAGAAAACGGACTAATTAAATCTAACACAGCAGTTGCAGATATTGATAGAGCGAGCAAAAACATCAAAGCAGCTTGTGATTCTTTGGGGATGACTCCTAAAAGCCGAAGCGATTTATTGAATTTAGCAGATGGTGAAGATGAAGAAGAAATTGATTGGACTTCTAAGTTTGGTGGTGGTTAA
- a CDS encoding DUF1660 domain-containing protein: MKLMCKLFGHKWVYLGTLSNGEYQRYKERCERCGKVVNATFATKNPYFINRSDLDESENVFPEKWLDKHMD, from the coding sequence ATGAAACTAATGTGTAAGCTGTTCGGGCATAAGTGGGTATATCTAGGAACTTTAAGCAATGGAGAGTACCAAAGGTATAAAGAAAGGTGTGAAAGATGCGGTAAGGTTGTAAATGCAACATTTGCGACGAAAAACCCCTATTTTATCAACCGCTCAGACCTTGACGAGTCTGAGAACGTGTTCCCTGAAAAATGGCTTGATAAACATATGGATTGA
- a CDS encoding RinA family protein, with amino-acid sequence MADKLDRIIGDYVNGRLEARIKSIESRYLYKQKVDNLGIRTAYSGGSEPESHVLNKEALENDEEYIKLKDLMYQFSLWYEPLIKEEKEIIKLKHCGYGGFTWYRVMMELDNEGIEISEKKAKFIYYRFRKDINPHIGYFI; translated from the coding sequence ATGGCAGATAAGTTAGATAGAATTATTGGAGATTACGTTAATGGCAGACTTGAAGCCAGAATAAAATCAATTGAAAGCAGATATCTTTATAAACAAAAAGTAGATAACTTAGGCATTCGCACAGCCTATTCTGGTGGTTCGGAACCTGAAAGTCACGTCTTAAATAAAGAAGCACTTGAAAATGATGAGGAATACATCAAACTCAAAGACCTGATGTACCAATTCAGCTTGTGGTACGAACCTTTAATCAAGGAGGAAAAAGAAATAATCAAGCTAAAACACTGTGGTTACGGTGGCTTTACATGGTACAGAGTAATGATGGAACTTGATAATGAAGGTATTGAGATTTCAGAAAAGAAAGCGAAGTTTATTTACTATCGATTCAGAAAAGATATAAACCCTCATATTGGCTATTTCATTTGA
- a CDS encoding DUF1642 domain-containing protein yields MTKFEEEVKRPKKAYIDPFSKRDVDFTGVAKKFTEGAQTLKEWKEYAFLLEDKLKLQQQALPVVPECVAEFITKIKKAHNSLRFAFNSKFNECPAEYWNEAIVWRLNNPDEFARAWLDGYQVEKPQLFYIDLPKVFGLSDSTSDSTFVSKAESGIISEFTKGKDYALKLTEQEIKSIDERYWQFAVPVEDGE; encoded by the coding sequence ATGACTAAGTTTGAAGAAGAAGTAAAAAGACCAAAAAAAGCATATATTGACCCATTTTCTAAAAGAGATGTAGATTTCACTGGAGTAGCTAAAAAATTTACAGAAGGTGCTCAAACATTAAAAGAATGGAAAGAATATGCATTCCTTCTTGAAGATAAGCTGAAACTCCAACAGCAAGCCCTGCCAGTCGTGCCTGAGTGTGTGGCTGAGTTTATCACTAAAATAAAAAAAGCACATAATAGTTTGAGGTTTGCATTCAATAGTAAATTTAATGAATGCCCAGCAGAGTATTGGAATGAAGCAATTGTCTGGCGGCTTAATAATCCTGATGAGTTCGCTCGTGCATGGCTTGATGGCTATCAAGTCGAAAAACCGCAGCTGTTCTATATTGATTTACCAAAAGTTTTTGGATTAAGCGATTCAACCAGCGATTCAACCTTCGTATCAAAAGCGGAAAGTGGAATAATCTCAGAATTTACAAAAGGAAAAGATTATGCATTAAAATTAACAGAACAAGAAATCAAGTCAATTGATGAGCGTTACTGGCAGTTTGCTGTGCCTGTGGAGGACGGAGAATGA
- a CDS encoding terminase large subunit, protein MDNYKDLTERYPDDPALSYAIAVLNGTIISGEKIKQACKRHINDLRRIDKDDAFIYIYDSEQAKKIVEFSTLLKDVTSGEPFEASPYQKFILASVQGWRNPETKGMRFKTIFISMARTNGKTQVLATYALYNFLFGSPKINRQLAVSSIDIAHTHNLFNYMRFNWIQLKDGVFKKLAKALDINDNSQVMEIKKQSAVMKKLSAQGSPADSDHYTTGIVDEYHLFGQKQRDFISSMTSGMVNNPLAQMFFISTAGVDPTVPMFEDYKRYSKMLESGDWSSSEKDLVLIWEQDSEDEAYLIETWPKSNPLMEIESMRKNLTEGMITERDSLNSQGRIRDFYVKNMNLWQNAKKNAYLPLDLVQDAIVDEFDYFGRDVFIGFDYSQTNDDTSLAFVFPHSGSKFHLYQHSWIPIAKAGSIEAKEQRDNIDYRAVQEKGFATITRDRFGLIDEDEVFNWMLNFIEKNELKVKAILYDQWGTGNFIRRLDEVKEEYLLIPVRQGIKSLNEPTKFLQSSFIKHNITMLDDQALIQGLVNAVTVSDNNGIKLDKNVNSQKIDAADAIVNALYEGQFYFNDFTNVEEKKTNSPFGNMNDEEISDYFINGFSF, encoded by the coding sequence ATGGATAACTATAAAGATTTAACAGAACGTTATCCAGATGATCCAGCTTTATCTTATGCAATTGCTGTACTTAACGGCACTATAATATCAGGGGAAAAAATAAAGCAAGCCTGTAAACGCCACATTAATGATTTAAGGAGAATTGATAAAGATGATGCATTCATTTATATCTATGATTCAGAACAAGCTAAGAAAATTGTAGAATTTTCAACACTCCTGAAAGATGTAACGAGTGGCGAACCATTTGAAGCATCACCTTATCAAAAGTTTATTCTAGCTTCTGTTCAAGGGTGGCGTAATCCAGAGACAAAAGGAATGAGATTTAAAACAATCTTTATTTCAATGGCTCGGACAAATGGTAAGACTCAAGTACTTGCAACTTATGCGCTCTATAATTTCTTATTTGGTTCTCCTAAAATCAATAGACAGCTTGCAGTAAGTTCAATAGATATTGCTCACACTCATAACTTATTTAATTATATGAGGTTCAATTGGATTCAATTGAAAGATGGTGTGTTTAAAAAGCTTGCTAAAGCTTTAGATATCAACGATAATTCTCAAGTTATGGAGATAAAAAAGCAGTCTGCGGTAATGAAAAAACTTTCTGCTCAAGGAAGTCCAGCGGATTCTGACCATTATACTACTGGTATCGTTGATGAATATCATTTATTTGGTCAAAAACAACGTGATTTTATTAGCTCAATGACATCTGGTATGGTTAATAATCCATTAGCTCAGATGTTTTTTATTTCAACAGCTGGAGTTGACCCGACTGTTCCGATGTTTGAAGATTATAAGCGGTATTCTAAAATGCTTGAATCTGGTGATTGGAGTAGTTCTGAAAAAGATTTAGTTCTTATATGGGAACAAGATAGCGAAGATGAAGCTTATCTAATTGAAACATGGCCTAAGTCAAATCCATTAATGGAAATAGAGTCTATGCGCAAGAACCTTACAGAGGGGATGATTACCGAACGTGATTCATTAAACTCTCAAGGGCGCATACGTGACTTTTACGTTAAGAATATGAACTTATGGCAGAACGCAAAAAAGAACGCTTATTTGCCATTAGATTTGGTTCAAGATGCCATTGTAGATGAGTTTGATTACTTCGGCCGTGATGTCTTTATTGGTTTTGACTACTCGCAAACAAACGATGATACCTCATTAGCTTTTGTATTTCCTCATAGTGGAAGTAAATTTCATTTGTACCAACACAGCTGGATACCTATTGCGAAAGCTGGTTCTATTGAAGCCAAGGAACAAAGAGATAACATTGATTATCGTGCGGTTCAAGAAAAAGGATTCGCAACTATAACTAGAGACCGTTTTGGACTGATTGATGAAGATGAAGTTTTTAATTGGATGCTTAATTTCATAGAAAAAAACGAGTTAAAAGTAAAAGCTATTTTGTATGACCAGTGGGGAACGGGAAATTTCATTAGACGACTGGATGAAGTCAAAGAAGAATATCTTCTGATTCCAGTAAGACAAGGGATTAAGTCACTTAATGAGCCTACTAAATTCTTACAGTCTTCGTTTATTAAGCATAATATTACAATGCTTGATGACCAAGCGTTAATTCAAGGCCTAGTCAATGCAGTTACTGTTTCTGATAATAATGGGATTAAGCTTGATAAAAATGTCAATTCTCAAAAAATAGATGCTGCTGATGCTATTGTCAATGCACTTTATGAAGGACAGTTTTATTTTAATGATTTTACAAATGTAGAAGAAAAGAAAACAAATTCGCCTTTCGGAAATATGAATGACGAAGAAATCAGCGACTACTTTATTAATGGATTTAGTTTTTAA